One genomic segment of Arachis duranensis cultivar V14167 chromosome 4, aradu.V14167.gnm2.J7QH, whole genome shotgun sequence includes these proteins:
- the LOC107486724 gene encoding 60S ribosomal protein L34 yields MVQRLTYRKRHSYATKSNQHRVVKTPGGKLVYQSTKKRASGPKCPVTGKRIQGIPHLRPAEYKRSRLPRNRRTVNRAYGGVLSGGAVRERIIRAFLVEEQKIVKKVLKIQKAKEKQASRS; encoded by the exons ATGGTTCAGAGGCTCACTTATCGTAAGCGCCATAGCTATGCCACCAAATCCAACCAGCACCGTGTTGTCAAAACCCCCG GTGGGAAGCTGGTGTACCAGAGTACGAAGAAGAGAGCAAGTGGACCAAAATGCCCTGTCACCGGAAAGAGGATCCAAGGG ATTCCCCATCTGAGACCTGCTGAATACAAGAGATCTAGGTTGCCTAGAAACCGCCGCACAGTGAACCGCGCCTATGGAGGTGTCTTGTCTGGAGGAGCAGTTAGAGAAAG GATTATCCGTGCTTTCCTTGTTGAGGAACAAAAAATTGTGAAGAAGGTGTTGAAGATCCAAAAGgcaaaagaaaagcaagcatCAAGGAGTTAA
- the LOC107486723 gene encoding uncharacterized protein LOC107486723 isoform X1 translates to MDYSPEEKGNTSTSLLNRISPCENSEESFKGFLNPKVVLLTEYFCVLFSKLMQSLFWVFTKIFMRYYSSKGMSSACCSEFPFEIDQTNPETEAEEDSYYGSCEEDTEVKYENFDSACDSLSHESNQIDSEGCEGKTEVEAGPMNESCSETFVDEGVNFGLQEEEKEEEPSKLVFKFEYQSWDCNLVEEESKESCDFAERDDTISSWTNKYQIFTGASFSQFLDEPQVENFTVKEFYVHSNGDDSPFENQVIIDSKEGFNAEILENSTQKVSQNKVKDSEPVAEDLPHEDDDFVCSSIDSDSMNSMGEEGFLSEADFGTNIDYYTLGNHHVGEENADLITDEEEDLDFLDDKDLENLDIGYEPDDFAEEDEDIMNELRKIEEDCAKEKPSGKNFEGSLKNNSDSLAAFDGEDSSRFDTLWEHQDLIEQLKMELKKVRATGLPTILEDSESPRIMEDLKPWNIDEKFHHCSNTNDLPKFYKSYRERMRKFDILNYQKMYAIGFLSSKDPLQTLSRHKKSSSFAIKDILRRPQSGRRKNKESGDATNKFMRELYSDLEMVYVGQLCLSWEFLQWEYEKALELWESDQYGLKRFNEVAGEFQQFQVLIQRFIENEPFQGPRVENYTKNRCVMRNLLQVPLIREDNSSKDKKKQRQKGGDVAADDESIIITSDMLVEILEESIRTIWRFIRADKDASSFTLKSARETHQLMQLQDLSDSQLLLEILTDLQKKEKRLREVLRSESCILKKLKKHDYDEDGTDQVLYFFSQVDMKLVWRVLNMSRITTDQLAWCRSKLNKITFVNRRIHVEPTFLLFPS, encoded by the exons atggaCTACTCACCCGAAGAAAAAG GTAACACTTCAACCTCTCTGCTGAATCGGATTTCACCATGTGAAAACAGTGAAGAGAGTTT CAAGGGTTTTTTGAATCCAAAGGTGGTTCTTTTAACGGAGTATTTTTGTGTTCTGTTTTCTAAGCTTATGCAATCTCTATTCTGGGTTTTCACCAAAATCTTCATGAG GTATTATAGTTCTAAGGGAATGAGTTCTGCTTGTTGTTCTGAATTTCCCTTTGAAATTGATCAAACCAATCCAGAAACTGAAGCTGAGGAGGATAGTTATTATGGATCGTGCGAAGAAGATACAGAGGTGAAGTATGAGAATTTTGATTCTGCTTGTGATTCTCTATCACATGAAAGTAATCAAATTGATTCTGAAGGCTGCGAGGGCAAAACAGAAGTTGAAGCAGGGCCAATGAATGAAAGCTGCTCTGAAACTTTTGTTGATGAAGGTGTAAATTTTGgacttcaagaagaagaaaaagaagaggaaccATCAAAGTtggtttttaaatttgaatatcaAAGTTGGGATTGCAACTTGGTTGAAGAAGAATCCAAGGAAAGTTGTGATTTTGCCGAGAGGGATGATACTATTTCCTCATGGACCAACAAGTATCAGATCTTCACCGGCGCAAGTTTCAGCCAGTTCTTGGATGAACCACAAGTTGAAAATTTCACTGTGAAAGAGTTTTATGTCCATTCAAATGGTGATGATTCTCCATTTGAAAATCAAGTTATCATTGATTCCAAAGAAGGCTTTAATGCAGAAATTCTTGAGAATTCCACTCAAAAGGTGTCACAAAATAAGGTCAAGGATTCGGAACCAGTTGCCGAAGATTTACCACATGAAGATGATGATTTCGTATGCTCAAGTATTGATTCAGATTCTATGAATTCTATGGGAGAAGAAGGTTTCTTGTCGGAAGCAGACTTCGGAACCAATATTGATTATTACACATTGGGGAACCATCATGTTGGTGAGGAAAATGCAGACCTAATAacagatgaagaagaagatttggatTTTTTGGATGATAAAGATTTGGAGAATTTAGATATTGGTTATGAGCCTGATGATTTTGCCGAAGAAGACGAAGATATAATGAATGAGCTTAGaaagattgaagaagattgTGCAAAGGAAAAGCCTTCAggtaaaaattttgaaggatCATTGAAGAACAATTCAGATAGTTTAGCTGCTTTTGATGGTGAGGATTCAAGCCGGTTCGACACACTTTGGGAGCATCAAGATTTGATAGAGCAGCTAAAGATGGAGCTGAAGAAAGTTAGAGCAACTGGTTTACCTACAATCCTTGAGGATTCTGAGTCTCCAAGGATCATGGAAGATTTGAAACCATGGAATATTGATGAGAAGTTCCACCATTGTTCCAACACCAATGATCTTCCAAAATTCTATAAGAGTTACAGAGAGAGGATGAGGAAATTTGATATCTTGAATTACCAAAAGATGTATGCTATAG GTTTTTTATCATCGAAAGATCCGCTCCAAACACTTTCACGGCACAAGAAATCCTCTTCTTTTGCCATAAAAGACATTCTTCGTCGACCACAGAGCGGCCGGCGAAAGAACAAGGAGTCGGGGGACGCGACGAACAAGTTCATGAGGGAACTATACAGTGACTTGGAAATGGTTTATGTGGGGCAATTATGCCTTTCTTGGGAGTTTCTTCAATGGGAATATGAGAAGGCATTGGAGCTGTGGGAAAGTGACCAATACGGTTTGaaaagattcaatgaggttgcTGGGGAATTTCAACAGTTCCAGGTTTTGATTCAGAGATTTATAGAGAATGAACCTTTCCAAGGTCCACGAGTTGAAAACTACACCAAGAATCGCTGTGTCATGAGGAATCTTCTTCAAGTTCCACTCATTAGAG AAGACAACAGttccaaagataaaaagaaacaaagacaAAAAGGAGGAGATGTAGCAGCAGATGATGAGTCTATAATAATAACAAGTGACATGTTAGTGGAGATTTTGGAAGAATCAATCAGAACAATTTGGCGTTTTATAAGAGCTGATAAGGATGCATCTAGCTTCACACTTAAATCTGCAAGAGAAACTCATCAACTCATGCAACTACAGGATCTCTCAGATTCACAGCTTTTACTAGAAATTCTAACAgatcttcaaaag AAGGAAAAGAGACTGAGAGAGGTATTGAGGAGTGAAAGCTGCATATTGAAGAAACTTAAGAAGCATGATTATGATGAAGATGGGACAGATCAAGTgctttattttttctctcaaGTGGATATGAAATTAGTTTGGAGAGTGTTGAACATGTCAAGAATAACGACTGATCAACTAGCATGGTGTCGTAGTAAATTAAACAAGATCACTTTTGTAAATAGAAGGATACATGTTGAACCAACTTTCTTGCTTTTTCCTAGTTGA
- the LOC107486723 gene encoding uncharacterized protein LOC107486723 isoform X3, with protein MNESCSETFVDEGVNFGLQEEEKEEEPSKLVFKFEYQSWDCNLVEEESKESCDFAERDDTISSWTNKYQIFTGASFSQFLDEPQVENFTVKEFYVHSNGDDSPFENQVIIDSKEGFNAEILENSTQKVSQNKVKDSEPVAEDLPHEDDDFVCSSIDSDSMNSMGEEGFLSEADFGTNIDYYTLGNHHVGEENADLITDEEEDLDFLDDKDLENLDIGYEPDDFAEEDEDIMNELRKIEEDCAKEKPSGKNFEGSLKNNSDSLAAFDGEDSSRFDTLWEHQDLIEQLKMELKKVRATGLPTILEDSESPRIMEDLKPWNIDEKFHHCSNTNDLPKFYKSYRERMRKFDILNYQKMYAIGFLSSKDPLQTLSRHKKSSSFAIKDILRRPQSGRRKNKESGDATNKFMRELYSDLEMVYVGQLCLSWEFLQWEYEKALELWESDQYGLKRFNEVAGEFQQFQVLIQRFIENEPFQGPRVENYTKNRCVMRNLLQVPLIREDNSSKDKKKQRQKGGDVAADDESIIITSDMLVEILEESIRTIWRFIRADKDASSFTLKSARETHQLMQLQDLSDSQLLLEILTDLQKKEKRLREVLRSESCILKKLKKHDYDEDGTDQVLYFFSQVDMKLVWRVLNMSRITTDQLAWCRSKLNKITFVNRRIHVEPTFLLFPS; from the exons ATGAATGAAAGCTGCTCTGAAACTTTTGTTGATGAAGGTGTAAATTTTGgacttcaagaagaagaaaaagaagaggaaccATCAAAGTtggtttttaaatttgaatatcaAAGTTGGGATTGCAACTTGGTTGAAGAAGAATCCAAGGAAAGTTGTGATTTTGCCGAGAGGGATGATACTATTTCCTCATGGACCAACAAGTATCAGATCTTCACCGGCGCAAGTTTCAGCCAGTTCTTGGATGAACCACAAGTTGAAAATTTCACTGTGAAAGAGTTTTATGTCCATTCAAATGGTGATGATTCTCCATTTGAAAATCAAGTTATCATTGATTCCAAAGAAGGCTTTAATGCAGAAATTCTTGAGAATTCCACTCAAAAGGTGTCACAAAATAAGGTCAAGGATTCGGAACCAGTTGCCGAAGATTTACCACATGAAGATGATGATTTCGTATGCTCAAGTATTGATTCAGATTCTATGAATTCTATGGGAGAAGAAGGTTTCTTGTCGGAAGCAGACTTCGGAACCAATATTGATTATTACACATTGGGGAACCATCATGTTGGTGAGGAAAATGCAGACCTAATAacagatgaagaagaagatttggatTTTTTGGATGATAAAGATTTGGAGAATTTAGATATTGGTTATGAGCCTGATGATTTTGCCGAAGAAGACGAAGATATAATGAATGAGCTTAGaaagattgaagaagattgTGCAAAGGAAAAGCCTTCAggtaaaaattttgaaggatCATTGAAGAACAATTCAGATAGTTTAGCTGCTTTTGATGGTGAGGATTCAAGCCGGTTCGACACACTTTGGGAGCATCAAGATTTGATAGAGCAGCTAAAGATGGAGCTGAAGAAAGTTAGAGCAACTGGTTTACCTACAATCCTTGAGGATTCTGAGTCTCCAAGGATCATGGAAGATTTGAAACCATGGAATATTGATGAGAAGTTCCACCATTGTTCCAACACCAATGATCTTCCAAAATTCTATAAGAGTTACAGAGAGAGGATGAGGAAATTTGATATCTTGAATTACCAAAAGATGTATGCTATAG GTTTTTTATCATCGAAAGATCCGCTCCAAACACTTTCACGGCACAAGAAATCCTCTTCTTTTGCCATAAAAGACATTCTTCGTCGACCACAGAGCGGCCGGCGAAAGAACAAGGAGTCGGGGGACGCGACGAACAAGTTCATGAGGGAACTATACAGTGACTTGGAAATGGTTTATGTGGGGCAATTATGCCTTTCTTGGGAGTTTCTTCAATGGGAATATGAGAAGGCATTGGAGCTGTGGGAAAGTGACCAATACGGTTTGaaaagattcaatgaggttgcTGGGGAATTTCAACAGTTCCAGGTTTTGATTCAGAGATTTATAGAGAATGAACCTTTCCAAGGTCCACGAGTTGAAAACTACACCAAGAATCGCTGTGTCATGAGGAATCTTCTTCAAGTTCCACTCATTAGAG AAGACAACAGttccaaagataaaaagaaacaaagacaAAAAGGAGGAGATGTAGCAGCAGATGATGAGTCTATAATAATAACAAGTGACATGTTAGTGGAGATTTTGGAAGAATCAATCAGAACAATTTGGCGTTTTATAAGAGCTGATAAGGATGCATCTAGCTTCACACTTAAATCTGCAAGAGAAACTCATCAACTCATGCAACTACAGGATCTCTCAGATTCACAGCTTTTACTAGAAATTCTAACAgatcttcaaaag AAGGAAAAGAGACTGAGAGAGGTATTGAGGAGTGAAAGCTGCATATTGAAGAAACTTAAGAAGCATGATTATGATGAAGATGGGACAGATCAAGTgctttattttttctctcaaGTGGATATGAAATTAGTTTGGAGAGTGTTGAACATGTCAAGAATAACGACTGATCAACTAGCATGGTGTCGTAGTAAATTAAACAAGATCACTTTTGTAAATAGAAGGATACATGTTGAACCAACTTTCTTGCTTTTTCCTAGTTGA
- the LOC107486723 gene encoding uncharacterized protein LOC107486723 isoform X2: MSSACCSEFPFEIDQTNPETEAEEDSYYGSCEEDTEVKYENFDSACDSLSHESNQIDSEGCEGKTEVEAGPMNESCSETFVDEGVNFGLQEEEKEEEPSKLVFKFEYQSWDCNLVEEESKESCDFAERDDTISSWTNKYQIFTGASFSQFLDEPQVENFTVKEFYVHSNGDDSPFENQVIIDSKEGFNAEILENSTQKVSQNKVKDSEPVAEDLPHEDDDFVCSSIDSDSMNSMGEEGFLSEADFGTNIDYYTLGNHHVGEENADLITDEEEDLDFLDDKDLENLDIGYEPDDFAEEDEDIMNELRKIEEDCAKEKPSGKNFEGSLKNNSDSLAAFDGEDSSRFDTLWEHQDLIEQLKMELKKVRATGLPTILEDSESPRIMEDLKPWNIDEKFHHCSNTNDLPKFYKSYRERMRKFDILNYQKMYAIGFLSSKDPLQTLSRHKKSSSFAIKDILRRPQSGRRKNKESGDATNKFMRELYSDLEMVYVGQLCLSWEFLQWEYEKALELWESDQYGLKRFNEVAGEFQQFQVLIQRFIENEPFQGPRVENYTKNRCVMRNLLQVPLIREDNSSKDKKKQRQKGGDVAADDESIIITSDMLVEILEESIRTIWRFIRADKDASSFTLKSARETHQLMQLQDLSDSQLLLEILTDLQKKEKRLREVLRSESCILKKLKKHDYDEDGTDQVLYFFSQVDMKLVWRVLNMSRITTDQLAWCRSKLNKITFVNRRIHVEPTFLLFPS, from the exons ATGAGTTCTGCTTGTTGTTCTGAATTTCCCTTTGAAATTGATCAAACCAATCCAGAAACTGAAGCTGAGGAGGATAGTTATTATGGATCGTGCGAAGAAGATACAGAGGTGAAGTATGAGAATTTTGATTCTGCTTGTGATTCTCTATCACATGAAAGTAATCAAATTGATTCTGAAGGCTGCGAGGGCAAAACAGAAGTTGAAGCAGGGCCAATGAATGAAAGCTGCTCTGAAACTTTTGTTGATGAAGGTGTAAATTTTGgacttcaagaagaagaaaaagaagaggaaccATCAAAGTtggtttttaaatttgaatatcaAAGTTGGGATTGCAACTTGGTTGAAGAAGAATCCAAGGAAAGTTGTGATTTTGCCGAGAGGGATGATACTATTTCCTCATGGACCAACAAGTATCAGATCTTCACCGGCGCAAGTTTCAGCCAGTTCTTGGATGAACCACAAGTTGAAAATTTCACTGTGAAAGAGTTTTATGTCCATTCAAATGGTGATGATTCTCCATTTGAAAATCAAGTTATCATTGATTCCAAAGAAGGCTTTAATGCAGAAATTCTTGAGAATTCCACTCAAAAGGTGTCACAAAATAAGGTCAAGGATTCGGAACCAGTTGCCGAAGATTTACCACATGAAGATGATGATTTCGTATGCTCAAGTATTGATTCAGATTCTATGAATTCTATGGGAGAAGAAGGTTTCTTGTCGGAAGCAGACTTCGGAACCAATATTGATTATTACACATTGGGGAACCATCATGTTGGTGAGGAAAATGCAGACCTAATAacagatgaagaagaagatttggatTTTTTGGATGATAAAGATTTGGAGAATTTAGATATTGGTTATGAGCCTGATGATTTTGCCGAAGAAGACGAAGATATAATGAATGAGCTTAGaaagattgaagaagattgTGCAAAGGAAAAGCCTTCAggtaaaaattttgaaggatCATTGAAGAACAATTCAGATAGTTTAGCTGCTTTTGATGGTGAGGATTCAAGCCGGTTCGACACACTTTGGGAGCATCAAGATTTGATAGAGCAGCTAAAGATGGAGCTGAAGAAAGTTAGAGCAACTGGTTTACCTACAATCCTTGAGGATTCTGAGTCTCCAAGGATCATGGAAGATTTGAAACCATGGAATATTGATGAGAAGTTCCACCATTGTTCCAACACCAATGATCTTCCAAAATTCTATAAGAGTTACAGAGAGAGGATGAGGAAATTTGATATCTTGAATTACCAAAAGATGTATGCTATAG GTTTTTTATCATCGAAAGATCCGCTCCAAACACTTTCACGGCACAAGAAATCCTCTTCTTTTGCCATAAAAGACATTCTTCGTCGACCACAGAGCGGCCGGCGAAAGAACAAGGAGTCGGGGGACGCGACGAACAAGTTCATGAGGGAACTATACAGTGACTTGGAAATGGTTTATGTGGGGCAATTATGCCTTTCTTGGGAGTTTCTTCAATGGGAATATGAGAAGGCATTGGAGCTGTGGGAAAGTGACCAATACGGTTTGaaaagattcaatgaggttgcTGGGGAATTTCAACAGTTCCAGGTTTTGATTCAGAGATTTATAGAGAATGAACCTTTCCAAGGTCCACGAGTTGAAAACTACACCAAGAATCGCTGTGTCATGAGGAATCTTCTTCAAGTTCCACTCATTAGAG AAGACAACAGttccaaagataaaaagaaacaaagacaAAAAGGAGGAGATGTAGCAGCAGATGATGAGTCTATAATAATAACAAGTGACATGTTAGTGGAGATTTTGGAAGAATCAATCAGAACAATTTGGCGTTTTATAAGAGCTGATAAGGATGCATCTAGCTTCACACTTAAATCTGCAAGAGAAACTCATCAACTCATGCAACTACAGGATCTCTCAGATTCACAGCTTTTACTAGAAATTCTAACAgatcttcaaaag AAGGAAAAGAGACTGAGAGAGGTATTGAGGAGTGAAAGCTGCATATTGAAGAAACTTAAGAAGCATGATTATGATGAAGATGGGACAGATCAAGTgctttattttttctctcaaGTGGATATGAAATTAGTTTGGAGAGTGTTGAACATGTCAAGAATAACGACTGATCAACTAGCATGGTGTCGTAGTAAATTAAACAAGATCACTTTTGTAAATAGAAGGATACATGTTGAACCAACTTTCTTGCTTTTTCCTAGTTGA
- the LOC107486722 gene encoding 60S ribosomal protein L38, whose translation MPKQIHEIKDFLLTARRKDARSVKIKRSRDVVKFKVRCSKYLYTLCVFDLEKADKLKQSLPPGLSVQDL comes from the exons ATG CCGAAGCAAATTCATGAGATTAAGGACTTCCTCCTCACAGCCCGTCGGAAGGATGCGCGTTCTGTGAAAATCAAGCGGAGCAGAGATGTGGTCAAGTTCAAGGTTCGTTGCTCCAAGTACCTGTATACCCTCTGTGTTTTTGACCTTGAGAAGGCCGATAAGTTGAAGCAATCACTTCCTCCAG GTTTGAGTGTGCAAGACCTTTGA